The genomic DNA TCAAGTAAATCTGCAAAATAAGCCTGCTACAAGACGCGGTATTCTGTCCGTGGTTAGTTCAATATATGATCTGCTTGGATTTTTAGCGCCAGCCATATTACCTGCTAAGTTTATTCtaagagaactgtgtaaagaaaaatacgCTTGGGATCAAGAAGTGGAAATTAAATACGTTcggcaatggaaaaaatggatggacgatttgCAATTACTTGCGGATTATAATGTGGACAGGTGCATTAAACCTCCTGAATTCGGTCAAACAATGACCGCACAAATACATCATTTTGGAGATGCCTCAGAAAACGGATATGGCACCGTTTCCTACCTCCTCCTGactaataaggaaaataagagacattgttcatttctaatggggaaatctAGAGTGGCACCACTAAAACCTGTAACTATACCAAGGTTAGAACTCACAGCTGCAgtggtagcagtcaaaatggacaaaatgtttaaacaagAATTAAAGATTCCTCTGAAAGAATCAATCTTTTGGACAGACAGCACCACAGTACTACGGTACATAGCAAATGAAAACGCACGCTACAAAACTTTCGTCGCTAACAGAATCGCTGTGATAAGAGAGCACACACAACCCTCGCAATGGAGGTATGTTGCATCTGCACAAAACCCAGCGGATCAGGCATCAAGAGGATTAACAATAGAAAACTTCGTCAAAAATAAAACTTGGATACAAGGCCCAAACTTCCTGATAAAACCAGAACACGAATGGCCTAAGAGACCAGATGAAATGGATCTGTCTACTTGTGACGATCCAGAAATCAAAAGGTGCGTAGCAAATTGTGTAATTGTTGAAGAAAAAATCGAACCAGTAAAAAGACTTGTAGAGCACTACTCTaaatggttcaatttaaagaaagcagtagCATGGTTCCTTAGGCTCAAAGAGATGCTAATGCgtctgaaagaagagagaaaggcaattcaatacACAGTCAGCAAATCTGGACACAGcccagagaaacaaaaaacactgatagAAAAACATATGAAAGAATACAAATCATCGATGAGGCTAAATCCACTGTCCGTAGACGACTTATCTAAAGCAGAAGACGAACTTATTCGCTTTAGTCAATTAAAGGCTTACCCAGAAGAACTTAAAGCCCTATACAAAAATCAGCTTATAAAAAAAAGTAGTAAAATCATCAAACTTGATCCAGTTTTACAAGAGGGAATATTAAGAGTCGGAGGTAGACTTAGCAAATCTGCTATGCCAAAAGAAGCCAAGCACCCTGCGATAATTCATAAAAGCTCACATATTGCTACTCTCCTAATCAGACACCTTCATCAAATGCACAAACATTGTGGACGTAATTATTTATTAGCAGAATTACGccaaaaatactggatacctcaagcaaacgcagctatcagaaaaataatttcaaagtgcactatatgtagaagatacaatgcgaaagtaggtgagcaaaaaatggcagatttgccagaagatcgcctagtACCCAACAAACCACCTTTCACTAACGTTGGAGTGGATTATTTTGGTCCCTTCTTTGTCAAAAGAGGACGAAGTTCAGTTAAAAGGTATGGAGTAATCTTCACCTGTTTAACAACAAGAGCCGTGCATATAGAGATTGCGCATAATCTGGACACAGATTCTTGCATACAAGCCATACTCAGGTTCAAGAGCAGAAGAGGCCGAGTTAAAATCATACGCTcggacaatggaacaaattttattggagcagaaagagagctaagggAGGCTATAAAACATTTGGAGCATGAAAAAATCAGCAACGAAATGATGCAAAGAGAAATCGAATGGATTTTTAACCCACCATCAGCCTCCCATCAAGGAGGAGTTTGGGAGAGACAAATCAGAAGTATAAGAAAGATTTTAAATTCGACATTAAATCAACAAACCCTCGATGATCAAAACCTTCCTACGTTGATGTGCGAAGTAGAATCAATACTTAACAACAGACCCCCCACAGAGACATCAAACAACCCTAATGATctggaaccactcacacccaatcatatATTATTGATGGACACTCAACCTGAAATACCACCTGAACTCGCATCAGAAAAGGATCCATATCCAaaaagacgctggaaacaaatgcaatacatggctgatttattttggaaaagatggactaaagagtactTACCAATACTCCAgcaacgtcaaaaatggcttacaccaagaagaaattttgaaccaggggacattgtcttaattgtagataaagctacgccccgcaattcctgggtaatgggtcgagtcatcaagacaatgccagatgccaaaggtgcagtcagaagggtTTGCGTGCAAACTAAAAACAACACattggacagacccgtgaacaaactgtgcctgatcCAGGAAGGATCaagtaatttaaatgattgaaTCTTAATTGCATGCTTATTTTTCATTGTGTATGTGAATTTACAGTAgagtttaaattttaagtttcttAATTTAAGTAAAGAATAAGTTTAGTAAAGTAGTGAAGGCTCTtagtaagtaatgttaaagtaattgatttctgccctagcataaacaattaggggccggatgtgtaagagccattttccttgttctataagactcatgaatatttcttagatgacaatgcataaataacgggaagttcctataacccccgtaaatagattcgcagtggtatattcttaccatttctaacagcttggagtaaacattattagtcattcagctagtgatagccttgccttgtataaggtgcagaggcatacggttttcAACCGTGATCGCACGTCTTCGTGCCTGAGCACTTGCATTGTGCTAAccggcctacgggctctttgaatgttagaaatagcaagtaaagaaaatttatttacttaagtatcgcaccgtacgccaaggcgtacagaagaagaagctaagaatctttaggtatagaaataactaaagtctttcaagaaaggctaagtttaaagaagatatcttttttccttttttttgtcttttattttacgtgtttaactattttttcttttattcttgtgtggactatttgcttttatcttttaCTAAATACTTCAAAAACGTACttctggactctgagaattcttttgacacgcgtcttacccgtgcctgatgacaccttatatatttcagcagctacagcggattttatatgtaagcatatttaaatatatatcgcagattttttgctggttcacggatttctgcggacaataggtcttttaatttctggtacatgcttcctcagttggtttgcccagttgatttcatacaagggacactattggcagatggctgagaagctacccaaccagagcgcatattacgtattaaataaaactcctcaaatatattgtgagcatgggggctgttcgcacccctagaggatacggccgctcctcaaaaaatgctgaaagattaccttcacattgcacccatccttgctgggcttatatgtggctgctttgtcaagtgatatgcttcccgcacggtgcttcgcatacttaaaagatcaaacagcacgtattgatttttgattgtttacttttctctctctcttgctctgacattctctgctcctgacggaggggttgtgagcagaggggctgttcgcacactggcctagaggatatggacgctcctctaaaaaatgctgaaagtctaccttcacattgctgtcttccttgcagctgctttgtccggcggtgctttgcatacttaaaagccaaacagccctattgatttttgattgtttgcttttttctttctctctctctctgacattctctgctcctgatgcgcactcctttgaagaggaagatatgtttgcattcttttaattgtgagacggaactgtcatcacTGTCTTatcttggagcacagtttaaacttttgaaaaagagacaaatgtttgtttgcagtgtttgaataaagttcctgtctctctacaacctcctgtgtttctgtgcaaatctgtgacccaagcatgacaatataaaaataaccatataaacatatggtttctacttcgcggattttcacctttcgcggggggttctggaacgcaacccccgcgattgaggagggattactgtatatggtctTTTGcgaattttcacctatcgctgatgggtctggtacgtaacttccgcgataggtgggggatcactgtaaagaaaataacatcaaaatCTGTATCCTTGAATTTTCTAGGAATCATTTCACTCACCTGAGCATTCCTGGCCAAGTGAGAGCCTACCTAAACTGACTAGTTCTTAATGAACATGTTATGTTACAATCAGAgtttgttccctggcttatgtttgtttttctttcttgtgcATTCTTTGTAtaacttaaattattattttctatatatttactgtaattatgtatttttgttaatattgttctgtttattatttagtatgtaTGTATTCTGCTAAGTGCCCCAAGAGACAGGTTCATCCtgatgtcactgccaaaagaccATCCTCAGCCTTTATCTTTGGAAGCTGAGAGCAGgtccttcagtggttcattgtCACTTGGAGTGTACTTCATTTACTGTAAGTATTCATTTCTTGGCTTCTTAAATTGTTGCTTTTTGTTCTTGGATTTTGCTCTTGTTTTACAGATTTGGATTTTCCTTTTTGCAACATggtttgcattattattattattattattattattgctttttttggccatttttgttcttcttttgttttatataaaatttatttataaaaaatcttTATGGATTTGATTCTCAAACCAaagttttttatttcctttcagaGGCATTTAGACCAATTTTGGGACATTTAATGGTTATTTGtaagtcattaaagtagaacgtcataaatttcgtcttaaaatcgatgttaaatttactagagtttctaaaatcccatcgtaactaaagcagcacGTTAAATACTTCTAATTCTATAGTATGTGTTaattgtgtgtgaatcactatgtgcttaaACGGCCTTTCTCTTTTGTAGATTGGAGTGCGCAGGTACTGaactccacacagaatacattacatttgtgatattacaactctccgaacattttagaataccaagatgtatacttgatatcattttcatgatgaaatgcattaaagcatatattaaacatgggggtACAGTGGTGctgtggtagcaatgagctggcgccccgtccagggattgtacCTACGTCCCACGAGATGCTTGTTGGGGTGCATGCAACCCTTAATGAAATAATTTAgtgcagcagtactgtttctttcaaacataccaaccccaaATTCCTGCCCttctattttctttctccatgtaatacatgtttaattattccatccatctatccattcacgCCACTCCCTGCAaccatacagcatgaggcagaaacaatccatggacggggcaccagctcatcactacagCTGTGCCACCGCCCccctacatgtttaattattaacaatgtacaatattacttatattaagttaacagtttatctgtataatgtaacatgcatactttaatgcatttcattataaaaatgatatcaagtatatatcctagtattctaacaacacacagctccaagaggatagctcttctGATTATCTGTAAACACACTCTCTCTTCTATtgagttgaattgaattccttgtcattgtatggtataatgagatttaatatgcaaatcctccatgaACGTATTTtcgtataaaatgataaaataacaataataataatccggtaaaaaaatgaaaaatatacaatatgaaagaataagtacaatatacatgttgTAGGAGGAAGCTATATGGACCAAGTGAGGAAAATTCCATGGCGAGATGCACTAAGccttcttctgttatctctgcagaccaaacacgggaaaagCTGTCTGATTCatccctgaagatgtcacttccggtgaccAGAAGCACATCACatctggttccagcgcccagaattacatcacttccagtcttggcatttaaagccaccatcttaacaACAGTTATTCAGTTCTTGTTTGGACTCCATCAAAGACACATCTGTGTTAATTTTGAAAACCTATTGCAGTCAGGGatgttatatgggtggctgccccaaacctttttaagtgtgtcaagtctaatcatttcacagtggcatagttgGCAAGATGATAACCTCCTTATTAGACCAAAAGTCGAATGTGAACAAAAACAAGAGTCAGATAGGTAAGTATCGTTCCCGAATCACCAAGCTAGGGTCAGTCAGTGTGTATCAGGGAATGCTGGAGTGTGCTTCAACCCACCAACCTTTCAAACGCGCCTGGGAGTGTATAAAAGGGACCTACAGGCTAGAGCCAGGTTCGGATGGAAACACATTGGGGACTTACTATGGGCTCCCGAGTAAGGGGACAGTAACAAAGTACCCCACAAAAGAGAAATCTTTTAAGAAAGGTCTGGTTGCCTCGGGTTGGCAGGCAAGGAATGTAATGGTCTGGACATTTAATTCCGCCAGGGCAACAAAGTGACATGCATTTAAATTATGGGCAAAGGTAGTAAAGTGGCTAAGGTCACATGAGAATAATACCTACCAGATAGTGGAGCAGGTAGCATGTACCTTACTGCTCTGTGCCCTGCCCAATAATATCGCCCAGCTGGCCTGGTGACATATCAATATGATCTCACTAGTTGAGAGAATAGATCAATTAAGAGCAGAAACCTGTTTGGGAGATCCAGAACGGAACTCGTGTGAACCCAGACGTACTTGCATCCCTAACATTGAGTCCCATTGCTATGATGCGTATGcggtttatacatgaagccctaGGACTTTTGATGTGTTTAGTTTTTGACTTTGAAAGTCGTTGGTGGTCCCTATAAGCAACCTGGATAAAGGAAAAGGGAACAGTATTAAAGTCACTAAGTTTATGTCtggtttttgaacatttttctttttatgtctatttatatacatgaactgtgatttttttgtgaGACTTTCTTCACCTTTTGgatatttgaatatatattaaaatcaccttttttaataaagaactgtCTCTCTTTATAACAtcttgtctgtgtctctctcacatATCCTGGTTTATCCTCAGTATGACTAGTTAATGTCCTAAGGTTCAACCGTATCAAGGTACATGGTGGGTACAGGACATCACAGTGGCTTATAACTGATTAATCTCATAAAAATGTACCTTTTAGGTTAAATGCAATAATTTGGAGTCAGATTGTTGTATCACTGACGACTgaaaaccaggaagcacttctttgcgcaaagagttgtaggactctggaacaaactactgacacatgtacttgaagcagaaaccttaaagAATCTGTATGAGATATTGAAACAgttcttagctattagctaaataaacgcATTTGGTGGACAGAATGGTCCCCTCTGGTTTGTCAGATTCCTTATGTTTCTTAACATGCTCCTATTAAGACATTGGTTAGCAGATGTGTGGCTATAATGAAACTGGATGAGTTGACACTTAACATCTGTCTATGACCAGATAAAAATGccaacaattgtttttttttttttgtttgttttaaactattgatttttttcacaaaatgttttaaaaatttcacaccataattttgttttttagcgATTGTTGCCATCTTGTGTGCTTCAGGGGTTGTGACATTTGGCTTTCACTAGAAAGACAGTATAATGGTTGTTGTCACAGGATCTTTCACTGTTCAAAATTTGGATAATTTTTATAAGACTTTGGTTTGTCACCTTGTAAAACTATATAGGAGGGCTATGTTTCCTTGCTTTCAACTTTTGTTTAAGATTTGATGTTTTGATTTAGAACTGATTTAATTACTTTGACCCTGTTCATTTCTGACAAAATTTGTTTATTCTTGGTCCTTTTATTAATTACACTCTTGCCTAGGCATGCATTGTATGGAATGCTGTAAACTATGTTTCTTGTCTCCGTGgttcaatttttgcttttagcATTGAAAAGCACAGTCCTTAAAGTGTTTGCCGGTATGTGCGCTATCTTGATCCCAGATCTGGATAGGAGGCATACTGCCAATGATAATTTTACAAATGTTCAGTTTTACCTCCACCCACTGTACGGACAACGTCAACATGGTAGTCAAATTCATCTCATACTTGATTGAGCATGTCGAGTGTCACTGTACTCACAGCTCTTTCCATCCGATTTCAGAGATCATCCAGTGTTTTTGGAAGTGGTGGCATATAAACAGAATCCTTAACATACTCCCACAAAAAAAGTCATGGTGATCTTGGGAGCCAGAAGTGGACTGGCAAATCATGGTATCCTTTAGCGATGACAGAGCTTGTTGTTAGGAAATGCTCAAACTCAAACTTCCCAGTGCCAATGAGGTGTCGCTCCCTCCAGTGACAGTCAGAAACTCTACGACCCCCTCTTTCAAATGGTATGTGATTGGTTCCTAGGCACCTCATGGTTGTAAAAATATGGCACTTTGATGTCAGATGAATCTTTCTTAATCAccttgtgtatataatatatactagcaaaatatccgcgctttgcagcggagaagtagtgtgttaaagaggttatgtaaacatatatatacatatacatatatatacatatctacatatacacatatatctacatatacatatatatacatatatatacacatccacatatacatatatatatacactagcaaaatacccgcgcttcacagcggagaagtagtgtgttaaagaggttatgaaaaagtaaaggaaacattttaaaaataacgtaacatgattgtcaatgtaattgtattgtcattgttatgagtgttgctgtcatctatacatattaataaaaggcaaagccctcactgactcactgactgactgactgactgattgactgactgactcactcatcactaattctcgaacttcccgtgtaggtggaaggctgaaatttggcaggctcattccttacagcttacttacaaaagttaggcaggtttcatttcgaaattctacgcgtaatggtcataactggaacatattttttgtccatatactgtaatggaggaggcggagtcacgtatcgcgtcatcacgcctcctacgtaatcacgtgaactaaaaacaaggaagagatttacagcacgagtcaaacgcggtaacgaaggtaaatgacgttaatttttgactgtcttttaatactgtgtaagcatacatattaacacatgtgcaattaaacgtgtgcatttacggggtgatttctcaggcttaaaagctcgccttttatcaaacgcgggaacaaaggtaactgacgttgttcactgtcttttaatactgtgtaac from Erpetoichthys calabaricus chromosome 5, fErpCal1.3, whole genome shotgun sequence includes the following:
- the LOC114652826 gene encoding uncharacterized protein LOC114652826, translating into MFYQVKVPERDMDLLRFLWWPEGNLNNELEEYKMTVHLFGATSSPSCASYALKKTAEDARDIAPEEAVNTVLNNFYVDDCLKSVATEEQAIKLAKDLQTLCLKGGFHLTKWISNSRAVLLSISEEDRAINQKDVDLSYDLLPVERALGVQWCTQTDSFKFQVNLQNKPATRRGILSVVSSIYDLLGFLAPAILPAKFILRELCKEKYAWDQEVEIKYVRQWKKWMDDLQLLADYNVDRCIKPPEFGQTMTAQIHHFGDASENGYGTVSYLLLTNKENKRHCSFLMGKSRVAPLKPVTIPRLELTAAVVAVKMDKMFKQELKIPLKESIFWTDSTTVLRYIANENARYKTFVANRIAVIREHTQPSQWRYVASAQNPADQASRGLTIENFVKNKTWIQGPNFLIKPEHEWPKRPDEMDLSTCDDPEIKRCVANCVIVEEKIEPVKRLVEHYSKWFNLKKAVAWFLRLKEMLMRLKEERKAIQYTVSKSGHSPEKQKTLIEKHMKEYKSSMRLNPLSVDDLSKAEDELIRFSQLKAYPEELKALYKNQLIKKSSKIIKLDPVLQEGILRVGVCMYSAKCPKRQVHPDVTAKRPSSAFIFGS